TAAAGCGTGTTGCTATGTTCCATCATGACCCCACTCACGATGATGACTTTTTAGATGAAGTGGGTGAGCAACTAAAAGCTGTATTTCCTACGGGATTGTTAGCCCGCGAAGGCATGATCTTGGAGATCTGAGGCTAGCTCTGCTACTGCCTGTTGTACTTTTTGGAGTTGGGCGGCGGCTTGTCCTTGAGTGAGGGCGGCTTCGGCTTGGGTTAAGCCTGTGACCAGGTCAGCACAGGCTCCACAGCGCCAGAGATAAAATCCGCCATTCCAAATTGCCGATCGCGCCAGCTCAGAACTCTGCCCTAGCAAAACAGCCTGCATGTCAGCAATGAGTTGAGCAGTATCCTCTAAGGGCACATCGACTCCAGCCAAGTCGTAGTCGCGAGGGGCCAGTAGTAACCGCTCCAAGGAAAAATTAGCTCCTCCCTGACCCAGACCGATAATAGCTGTGCGATCGCGTGGTAAGTCGCAACTGCCTTCTAGCCCTTTGACCGTAGTGAAACTCGTAGGAAATCCCCGCAACTGAAAGGCATCTTGTAACATCACTTCAGTGGGTGGGTGGACAAACCCAGACACCACATTGGCACTGCCTGCGTAAGGAGCCCACAGTAGCTCTAGAGTGGCGAAGGGAGGACGCTTAC
This region of Trichocoleus desertorum NBK24 genomic DNA includes:
- a CDS encoding anthranilate phosphoribosyltransferase family protein, whose protein sequence is MSDAFRELLRKVGSGPHTGKNLDRSEAAAATHMMLQQEATPAQIGAFMIAHRIKRPTGEELAGMLDAYAELGPQVQSLDSEQTVLVFSSPYDGRSRTAPISPLTALIVSAAGYPVLLHGGDRMPTKQGLPLIEIWQGLGIDWTGLTLEQVQQVLATTQLGFVYLPHHFPQAHGLVPYRDQIGKRPPFATLELLWAPYAGSANVVSGFVHPPTEVMLQDAFQLRGFPTSFTTVKGLEGSCDLPRDRTAIIGLGQGGANFSLERLLLAPRDYDLAGVDVPLEDTAQLIADMQAVLLGQSSELARSAIWNGGFYLWRCGACADLVTGLTQAEAALTQGQAAAQLQKVQQAVAELASDLQDHAFAG